From Pulveribacter suum, a single genomic window includes:
- a CDS encoding LysR family transcriptional regulator translates to MDWDNLRYFLELARTGTLAAAARRAGVEHTTVARRIQALEKQMGAPLFARDAAGHRLTEAGRALLPAVEAMEAAVLGVERASPANAGASGPAGLVRVGVTEGFGTLILAPHLARLTRQHPHLSIDLLAVPRMLHLSRREADIVISLERPKRGSVLVTKLADYTLHLYGQREYLARRPLVARREDLRHHDFVSYVDDLLFSKELQFIDQLWPPERFALRSTSVTAQYEAVRAGAGLAVLPAFLADRDPTLARVLPAEARFVRTFWMSMPAESKHLARTQAVWAHLKDVGQREAARLVPGERPAATR, encoded by the coding sequence ATGGATTGGGACAACCTGCGCTATTTTCTGGAGCTGGCCCGCACCGGCACGCTGGCTGCGGCCGCGCGCCGTGCGGGCGTCGAGCACACGACCGTGGCCCGGCGCATCCAGGCGCTGGAAAAGCAGATGGGCGCGCCCCTGTTCGCACGCGATGCGGCGGGCCACCGGCTGACCGAAGCCGGCCGCGCGCTACTGCCCGCGGTGGAGGCGATGGAAGCCGCCGTGCTGGGCGTGGAGCGCGCATCGCCCGCCAACGCCGGCGCCAGCGGCCCGGCCGGGCTGGTGCGCGTGGGCGTGACGGAAGGCTTCGGCACGCTGATCCTGGCACCGCACCTGGCGCGCCTGACGCGCCAGCACCCGCACCTGTCCATCGACCTGCTGGCCGTGCCGCGCATGCTGCACCTGTCGCGGCGCGAGGCGGACATCGTCATCTCGCTGGAGCGGCCCAAACGCGGCTCCGTGCTGGTCACCAAACTGGCCGACTACACGCTGCACCTGTATGGCCAGCGCGAATACCTGGCGCGCCGCCCGCTGGTGGCGCGGCGCGAAGACCTGCGCCACCACGACTTCGTCAGCTACGTGGACGACCTGCTGTTCAGCAAGGAGCTGCAGTTCATCGACCAGCTGTGGCCACCCGAGCGCTTTGCCCTGCGCAGCACCAGCGTCACTGCGCAGTACGAAGCGGTGCGCGCCGGCGCGGGCCTGGCCGTGCTGCCGGCCTTTTTGGCCGACCGCGACCCGACCCTGGCGCGCGTGCTGCCGGCCGAGGCGCGCTTCGTGCGCACCTTCTGGATGAGCATGCCGGCCGAGTCCAAGCACCTGGCGCGCACGCAGGCCGTGTGGGCGCACCTGAAGGACGTGGGCCAGCGCGAGGCTGCGAGGCTGGTGCCGGGCGAGCGGCCGGCGGCGACGCGTTGA
- a CDS encoding CoA-acylating methylmalonate-semialdehyde dehydrogenase, which translates to MDASTTQSVQAPTVKLLINGKLVESKTTQWRNVVNPATQEVLARVPFATPEEVNEAVANAKEAFKTWRKTPIGTRSRIFLKLQQLIRENMKDLAALLTAEQGKTLPDAEGDVFRGLEVVEHAAGIGNLQLGELANNVANGVDTYTVMQPLGVCAGITPFNFPAMIPLWMFPMAIATGNTFVLKPSEQDPMVTMRLCELALEAGVPPGVLNVIHGGEDVVNAICDHPDIKAISFVGSTKVGTHVYNRASLAGKRVQCMMGAKNHAIMMPDASKEQSLNAVLGAAFGAAGQRCMAISVLVLVGEARKWVPEIVEKTKGLKVSAGTTAGADVGPLISCQARERVESLIERGVQEGAKLELDGRKPQVDGFEKGNFVGPTIFSGVKPGMTIYDQEVFGPVLAIVEADDLEQAIEFINANPNGNGTAIFTQSGAAARMFQEEIDVGQVGINLPVPVPVPLFSFTGSRASKLGDLGPYGKQVVLFYTQTKTVTARWFDDSTLHHGVNTTISLK; encoded by the coding sequence ATGGATGCATCCACCACCCAGTCCGTACAAGCCCCCACCGTCAAGCTGCTGATCAACGGCAAGCTGGTCGAGTCCAAGACCACCCAGTGGCGCAACGTGGTCAACCCGGCCACGCAGGAAGTGCTGGCCCGCGTGCCCTTTGCCACGCCTGAAGAAGTGAACGAGGCCGTTGCGAACGCCAAGGAAGCCTTCAAGACCTGGCGCAAGACGCCCATCGGCACCCGCTCGCGCATCTTCTTGAAGCTGCAGCAGCTGATCCGCGAGAACATGAAGGACCTGGCCGCCCTGCTGACGGCAGAGCAGGGCAAGACGCTGCCTGACGCCGAGGGCGACGTATTCCGCGGCCTGGAGGTGGTGGAGCACGCCGCCGGCATCGGCAACCTGCAGCTGGGCGAGCTGGCCAACAACGTGGCCAACGGTGTCGATACCTACACCGTCATGCAGCCGCTGGGCGTGTGCGCCGGCATCACGCCGTTCAACTTCCCCGCCATGATTCCGCTGTGGATGTTCCCGATGGCGATTGCCACCGGCAACACCTTCGTGCTGAAGCCCTCCGAGCAGGACCCGATGGTCACCATGCGCCTGTGCGAACTGGCGCTGGAAGCCGGCGTGCCGCCCGGCGTGCTGAACGTCATCCACGGCGGCGAAGACGTGGTGAACGCCATCTGCGACCACCCGGACATCAAGGCGATCAGCTTCGTCGGCTCCACCAAGGTCGGCACCCATGTGTACAACCGCGCCAGCCTCGCCGGCAAGCGCGTGCAATGCATGATGGGCGCGAAGAACCACGCGATCATGATGCCGGACGCCAGCAAGGAGCAGTCGCTCAACGCCGTGCTGGGCGCGGCGTTTGGCGCCGCCGGCCAGCGCTGCATGGCCATTTCGGTGCTGGTGCTGGTGGGCGAGGCGCGCAAGTGGGTCCCCGAGATCGTCGAGAAGACCAAGGGCCTGAAAGTGTCCGCCGGCACCACCGCCGGAGCGGACGTGGGCCCCTTGATCTCGTGCCAGGCGCGCGAGCGGGTCGAAAGCCTGATCGAGCGCGGCGTGCAAGAAGGCGCCAAGCTGGAGCTGGACGGCCGCAAGCCCCAGGTGGACGGTTTCGAGAAGGGCAACTTCGTCGGCCCGACGATCTTCTCGGGCGTCAAGCCCGGCATGACCATCTATGACCAGGAAGTCTTCGGCCCGGTGCTGGCCATCGTCGAAGCCGACGACCTGGAGCAGGCCATCGAGTTCATCAACGCCAACCCCAATGGCAACGGCACGGCCATCTTCACGCAGAGCGGCGCCGCGGCGCGCATGTTCCAGGAAGAGATCGACGTCGGCCAGGTCGGCATCAACCTGCCGGTGCCGGTGCCGGTCCCGCTGTTCTCCTTCACGGGCAGCCGCGCGTCCAAGCTGGGCGACCTGGGCCCCTACGGCAAGCAGGTGGTCTTGTTCTACACCCAGACCAAGACGGTGACCGCGCGCTGGTTCGACGACAGCACGCTGCACCATGGCGTGAACACCACGATCAGCCTCAAATAG
- a CDS encoding acyl-CoA dehydrogenase family protein, translated as MNFDLTEDQRAFADTARQFAEGQLAPHAAHWDAEGIFPREAIQKAGELGFCGLYAPENAGGLALPRLDATLVFEEMAAVDPSTTAFITIHNMATWMLGTWATDEVRAEWGEQLTSGQKLASYCLTEPGAGSDAASLKTRAERVGHEYVINGAKAFISGAGSTDVLVLMARTGDAQSGASGISAFAVPAHLPGIQYGKKEEKMGWNSQPTRTISFDNVRIPASHLLGREGEGFKIAMKGLDGGRINIATCSVGAAQGALTHAQRYMGERKQFGKPIASFQALQFKLADMATELVAARQMVRLAASKLDAGARDASTYCAMAKRFATDAGFNVVNDALQLHGGYGYIREYPLERLLRDARVHQILEGTNEIMRVIIGRRMLDGDAPEVIR; from the coding sequence ATGAACTTTGACCTGACCGAAGACCAGCGCGCCTTTGCCGATACCGCGCGGCAGTTTGCTGAAGGCCAGCTGGCGCCGCATGCTGCGCACTGGGACGCCGAGGGCATCTTTCCGCGCGAGGCTATTCAAAAGGCGGGCGAACTGGGCTTTTGCGGCCTGTACGCGCCCGAGAACGCCGGCGGCCTGGCCCTGCCCCGGCTGGACGCCACGCTGGTGTTCGAAGAAATGGCCGCCGTGGACCCGAGCACCACGGCCTTCATCACCATCCACAACATGGCCACCTGGATGCTGGGCACCTGGGCTACGGACGAGGTGCGCGCCGAATGGGGTGAGCAGCTGACCAGCGGCCAGAAGCTGGCCAGCTACTGCCTGACCGAGCCCGGCGCCGGCTCGGACGCCGCGTCGCTCAAGACCCGCGCAGAACGGGTCGGCCACGAATACGTCATCAACGGCGCCAAGGCCTTCATCAGCGGCGCGGGCAGCACCGACGTGCTGGTGCTCATGGCCCGCACGGGTGACGCGCAGTCGGGCGCCAGTGGCATCAGCGCCTTTGCCGTGCCGGCCCATCTGCCGGGCATCCAGTACGGCAAGAAAGAAGAAAAAATGGGCTGGAACAGCCAGCCCACGCGCACCATCAGCTTTGACAACGTGCGCATCCCCGCCAGCCACCTGCTGGGCCGCGAGGGCGAAGGCTTCAAGATCGCCATGAAGGGCTTGGACGGCGGGCGCATCAACATCGCCACCTGCTCCGTCGGCGCCGCGCAGGGCGCACTGACGCACGCGCAGCGCTACATGGGCGAGCGCAAACAGTTCGGCAAACCCATCGCGAGCTTTCAGGCACTGCAATTCAAGCTGGCCGACATGGCGACCGAGCTGGTCGCTGCGCGCCAGATGGTGCGCCTGGCCGCCAGCAAACTGGACGCCGGCGCACGCGACGCCAGCACCTACTGCGCCATGGCCAAGCGCTTCGCCACCGACGCGGGCTTCAACGTCGTCAACGACGCGCTGCAGCTGCACGGCGGCTACGGCTACATCCGCGAATACCCGCTGGAGCGCCTGTTGCGCGACGCGCGCGTGCACCAGATCCTGGAGGGCACGAACGAGATCATGCGCGTCATCATCGGCCGGCGCATGCTGGACGGCGACGCGCCCGAGGTGATCCGATGA
- a CDS encoding MOSC domain-containing protein encodes MAAALHTTVLAVHRDAEHRFFKLQEDAIELEAGLGVVGDAHHGLTVRHRSRAKADPFQPNLRQVHLISASLFDHLADLGFDVGPGELGENVTLASAPGLTWDALIALPVGTQLHFAQGAVVELTGLRNPCIQLDRDQNGLMAAMLDRDATGRVRRKAGVMGVVQAGGAIASGDAVRVRLPRAPHRPMGCV; translated from the coding sequence ATGGCTGCTGCGCTGCACACCACCGTCCTGGCCGTGCACCGGGACGCCGAGCACCGCTTTTTCAAGCTGCAGGAAGACGCCATCGAGCTCGAAGCCGGCCTGGGCGTGGTGGGCGACGCCCACCATGGCCTCACGGTGCGGCACCGCTCGCGCGCCAAGGCCGACCCGTTCCAGCCCAACCTGCGCCAGGTGCACCTGATCAGCGCATCGCTGTTCGACCACCTGGCTGACCTCGGCTTCGACGTGGGGCCCGGCGAGCTGGGCGAGAACGTCACGCTCGCGAGCGCTCCCGGCCTGACCTGGGACGCGCTGATCGCCCTGCCCGTCGGCACGCAACTGCACTTCGCGCAAGGCGCGGTGGTGGAGCTGACCGGCCTGCGCAACCCGTGCATCCAGCTCGACCGGGACCAAAACGGGCTGATGGCCGCCATGCTGGACAGGGACGCCACCGGGCGCGTGCGGCGCAAGGCCGGCGTGATGGGCGTAGTGCAGGCCGGCGGCGCCATCGCGAGCGGGGACGCAGTGCGCGTGCGCCTGCCCCGCGCGCCGCACCGGCCCATGGGGTGTGTGTAG
- a CDS encoding TfoX/Sxy family protein has protein sequence MPAHPLPDGTLQLIDAVRAALAERLGAQDMVDERPLFGCHAFMVNGKLCLGVKGEALLVRLPPAHHAATAEQPGVRELDARGGMPGYFWIDPVGYATQAQWRHWLDATLAFNPLARASPPRRRSPLPKPATPSAEPL, from the coding sequence ATGCCGGCCCACCCTTTGCCCGACGGCACGCTGCAACTCATCGACGCCGTGCGCGCCGCGCTGGCCGAGCGCCTGGGCGCGCAGGACATGGTGGACGAGCGCCCGCTGTTCGGCTGCCACGCCTTCATGGTGAACGGCAAGCTGTGCCTGGGCGTGAAGGGCGAGGCGCTGCTGGTGCGCCTGCCGCCCGCGCACCACGCCGCCACCGCCGAGCAACCGGGCGTGCGCGAGCTGGACGCGCGCGGCGGCATGCCGGGCTATTTCTGGATCGACCCCGTCGGCTATGCCACGCAGGCGCAGTGGCGGCATTGGCTGGACGCCACCCTTGCCTTCAACCCGCTGGCCCGCGCAAGCCCGCCGCGCCGGCGTTCACCGCTGCCCAAGCCCGCTACGCCCTCCGCGGAGCCACTGTGA
- the mmsB gene encoding 3-hydroxyisobutyrate dehydrogenase, which produces MQIAFIGLGHMGGPMAVNLHKAGHHIRAFDLSQDACDKARTEGLTLATSAEDAVQGAEVVVSMLPASQHVEALFLGKGGQDGLLQHIAKGTLVIDSSTIAAATSQKVAKAAEAAGIAFIDAPVSGGTGGAIAGTLTFMVGGTDADLERARPVLEKMGANIFHAGSVGAGQTAKICNNMLLGILMIGTSEAMALGVANGLDPKVLAEIMRRSSGGNWALEKYNPYPGVHENAPASKGYAGGFGTDLMLKDLGLAQENAMAMKASTPLGGLARALYAAHSLGGHSGEDFSSVIKMVQKKG; this is translated from the coding sequence ATGCAAATCGCCTTCATCGGACTGGGCCACATGGGCGGCCCGATGGCCGTCAACCTGCACAAGGCCGGCCACCACATTCGTGCTTTCGACCTGAGCCAGGACGCCTGCGACAAGGCGCGCACCGAGGGCCTGACCCTTGCCACCAGCGCCGAGGACGCCGTGCAGGGCGCCGAGGTGGTCGTCTCCATGCTGCCCGCCAGCCAGCATGTGGAGGCGCTGTTCCTGGGCAAGGGTGGCCAGGACGGCCTGCTGCAGCACATCGCCAAAGGCACGCTCGTCATCGACAGCTCGACGATTGCCGCCGCCACCAGCCAGAAGGTGGCCAAGGCCGCCGAGGCTGCCGGCATCGCCTTCATTGATGCGCCCGTCTCCGGCGGAACGGGCGGCGCCATTGCCGGCACGCTGACTTTCATGGTCGGCGGCACTGACGCCGACCTGGAGCGCGCCCGCCCGGTGCTGGAGAAGATGGGCGCCAATATCTTCCACGCCGGCAGCGTGGGCGCGGGCCAGACCGCCAAGATCTGCAACAACATGCTGCTGGGCATTTTGATGATTGGCACCAGCGAGGCGATGGCCCTGGGCGTGGCTAATGGGCTTGACCCGAAGGTGCTGGCTGAAATCATGCGCCGCAGCTCGGGCGGCAACTGGGCGCTGGAGAAATACAACCCGTATCCCGGCGTGCACGAGAACGCGCCGGCGAGCAAGGGTTATGCGGGCGGGTTCGGCACGGACCTGATGCTGAAGGACCTGGGGCTGGCGCAGGAGAACGCGATGGCGATGAAGGCGAGCACGCCGCTGGGCGGGTTGGCGCGGGCGTTGTATGCGGCGCATAGCTTGGGTGGGCACAGCGGGGAGGATTTCTCCAGTGTCATCAAGATGGTGCAGAAGAAGGGGTGA
- a CDS encoding DUF2442 domain-containing protein yields the protein MPGTITLEAEVTNVSPRGLWLLLGDEELHVPFSEFPWFAQATIEQIADVRRPTPNHLHWPQLDIDLSVESIRDPRAFPLLSKQS from the coding sequence ATGCCCGGCACTATCACTTTGGAGGCTGAAGTCACCAACGTTTCACCACGCGGCCTGTGGCTGCTGTTGGGGGACGAGGAACTTCATGTGCCGTTTTCCGAATTCCCGTGGTTTGCGCAGGCCACGATCGAGCAGATCGCGGATGTTCGGCGCCCCACGCCGAACCATTTGCACTGGCCGCAGCTCGACATTGACCTATCCGTCGAATCCATCCGCGATCCTCGCGCTTTTCCTCTGCTGTCGAAGCAGTCCTGA
- a CDS encoding ABC transporter transmembrane domain-containing protein, whose amino-acid sequence MEPATRPQRGQPRALRALLPFLRPYRWPIAAALALLLLAAAATLAFPMALRQLIDQGLPGGGDAGALRVHFALLFGVAVAVGVFSAGRYYAMSWLGERVTADLRSRVYAQVLRQSPAFFETTQSGEVLSRLTADAALLQTVIGSSFSMGLRNAVLGLGALAMLVWTNPMVMLVALAAVLVVVLPTLWIGRSVRRLSRASQDRVADASAIAAEVLAAVPVVQGFTAEGREAARFATAAETAFRIAVRRSGARALLVAFIIIANAALLLWGLYRGAEAVLAGQMSAGSLGQTIVYALFLAGAVAVLGEVYGDLLRAAGAMERLMELLATEPDIRSPEGAHGAALPLGSASDAPLALAFEGVTFHYPSRPERPALSDFTLRVAPGETVALVGASGAGKSTVFQLLQRFYDVGAGRIVLGGQDVRQWNLHALRERIATVPQDAVIFSSSALDNIRYARPDASREEVIAAARAAFAHDFIEALPDGYDTFLGERGVRLSGGQRQRIAIARALLKHAPVLLLDEATSALDAHSERAVQQALDAALAQRAGSRITLVIAHRLATVQHADRIVVLEQGRVVEMGRHAELVAQGGVYAKLARLQFSV is encoded by the coding sequence ATGGAACCCGCTACCCGCCCCCAGCGCGGCCAGCCGCGCGCCCTGCGTGCGCTGCTGCCCTTTCTGCGCCCCTACCGTTGGCCCATCGCCGCCGCCCTGGCCCTGCTGCTGCTGGCCGCCGCGGCCACGCTGGCCTTCCCGATGGCGCTGCGCCAGCTGATCGACCAGGGCCTGCCCGGTGGCGGTGACGCGGGCGCCCTGCGCGTGCACTTCGCGCTGCTGTTCGGCGTGGCGGTGGCCGTGGGCGTGTTCTCGGCCGGGCGCTACTACGCCATGAGCTGGCTGGGCGAGCGCGTCACCGCCGACCTGCGCAGCCGCGTGTACGCGCAGGTGCTGCGGCAAAGCCCGGCGTTTTTTGAAACCACGCAGAGCGGCGAGGTGCTGTCACGCCTGACGGCCGACGCCGCGCTGTTGCAAACGGTGATCGGCTCGTCGTTCTCGATGGGCCTGCGCAACGCGGTGCTGGGCCTGGGCGCGCTGGCGATGCTGGTGTGGACCAACCCGATGGTCATGCTGGTGGCGCTGGCCGCCGTGCTGGTCGTCGTGCTGCCCACGCTGTGGATCGGGCGCAGCGTGCGGCGCCTGTCGCGCGCCAGCCAGGACCGCGTGGCCGACGCTAGCGCCATCGCCGCCGAGGTGCTGGCGGCCGTGCCGGTGGTGCAGGGCTTCACGGCCGAGGGCCGTGAGGCCGCGCGCTTTGCCACGGCGGCCGAGACCGCCTTTCGCATCGCCGTGCGCCGCAGCGGCGCGCGGGCGCTGCTGGTTGCCTTCATCATCATCGCCAACGCCGCGCTGCTGCTGTGGGGCCTGTACCGCGGCGCCGAGGCCGTGCTGGCCGGGCAGATGAGCGCCGGCAGCCTGGGGCAGACGATCGTCTACGCGCTCTTCCTGGCCGGCGCCGTGGCCGTGCTGGGCGAGGTGTACGGCGACCTGCTGCGCGCGGCCGGTGCCATGGAGCGGCTGATGGAGCTGCTGGCCACCGAGCCGGACATCCGCTCGCCCGAAGGCGCCCACGGCGCGGCGCTACCGTTGGGCTCTGCGTCAGACGCGCCGCTGGCGCTGGCCTTCGAAGGCGTGACGTTCCACTACCCGTCGCGTCCGGAGCGGCCCGCGTTGAGCGACTTCACCCTGCGCGTGGCGCCCGGCGAGACCGTGGCGCTGGTCGGCGCCAGCGGCGCGGGCAAGTCCACCGTGTTCCAGCTGCTGCAGCGGTTTTACGACGTGGGCGCGGGGCGCATCGTGCTGGGCGGGCAGGACGTCCGCCAGTGGAACCTGCACGCGCTGCGCGAGCGCATCGCCACCGTGCCGCAGGACGCGGTGATTTTTTCCAGCAGCGCGCTGGACAACATCCGCTACGCCCGGCCCGACGCCAGCCGCGAGGAAGTCATCGCCGCCGCGCGCGCCGCCTTCGCGCACGACTTCATCGAGGCGCTGCCCGACGGCTACGACACCTTCTTGGGCGAGCGCGGCGTGCGCCTGTCGGGCGGTCAGCGCCAGCGCATCGCCATCGCGCGGGCGCTGCTCAAGCATGCACCGGTGCTGCTGCTGGACGAAGCTACCAGCGCACTGGATGCGCACAGCGAGCGGGCCGTGCAGCAGGCGCTGGACGCCGCGCTGGCGCAGCGGGCGGGCAGCCGCATCACGCTGGTCATCGCGCACCGGCTGGCGACGGTGCAGCACGCGGATCGGATCGTGGTGCTGGAGCAAGGAAGGGTGGTGGAGATGGGGCGTCACGCGGAGCTGGTGGCGCAGGGGGGCGTGTATGCGAAGCTGGCGCGACTGCAGTTCAGCGTGTGA
- a CDS encoding TrmH family RNA methyltransferase, which translates to MTAAHAPTFIQSADNAFVKDLRRLAQGTTAYRRQGRVWVEGDHLCGAALARGRQPAVAVFSESFWPLAPAQYAQAAIKSIVLLDALWASISALESPAGMGFVLDWSEPAQLQPHAPTVVLDRLQDAGNVGSILRCAAAFGFTQIAAIKGTAALWSPKVLRAGMGAHFALQLVEGLEVQALLDALQAPLLVTSSHQGDLLHRAALPWPCAWVMGHEGQGVSPLLEQRASQHIRIAQPGGEESLNVAAAAAICLHASAAGCLGR; encoded by the coding sequence ATGACCGCCGCCCACGCACCCACCTTCATCCAGTCCGCCGATAACGCCTTCGTGAAAGACCTGCGCCGCCTGGCCCAGGGCACGACCGCCTACCGCCGCCAGGGCCGCGTGTGGGTCGAGGGCGACCACCTGTGCGGCGCTGCGCTGGCGCGCGGCCGACAGCCGGCTGTGGCCGTGTTTTCAGAGTCTTTTTGGCCTCTAGCGCCCGCCCAGTATGCGCAAGCAGCTATCAAAAGCATAGTGTTGCTGGACGCGTTGTGGGCCAGCATCAGCGCGCTCGAATCCCCCGCCGGCATGGGCTTTGTGCTGGACTGGAGCGAGCCCGCCCAGCTGCAGCCGCACGCCCCCACCGTGGTGCTGGACCGGCTGCAGGACGCCGGCAACGTCGGCTCCATCCTGCGCTGCGCGGCGGCCTTCGGCTTCACGCAGATCGCCGCCATCAAGGGCACGGCCGCGCTGTGGTCGCCCAAGGTGCTGCGCGCCGGCATGGGTGCGCACTTCGCGCTGCAGCTGGTCGAAGGGCTGGAGGTGCAGGCGCTGCTGGATGCGCTGCAGGCGCCGCTCTTGGTCACCAGTTCGCACCAGGGCGACTTGCTGCACCGCGCCGCGCTGCCCTGGCCCTGCGCCTGGGTGATGGGGCACGAAGGGCAGGGCGTGTCGCCCCTGCTGGAGCAGCGCGCCAGCCAGCACATCCGCATCGCCCAGCCGGGCGGCGAGGAGTCGCTGAACGTGGCCGCCGCCGCCGCCATCTGCCTGCACGCCAGCGCGGCGGGCTGCCTGGGCCGCTGA
- the rnhB gene encoding ribonuclease HII, whose amino-acid sequence MQATLNWHAPGLMAGVDEAGRGPLAGPVVAAAVILDDARPIAGLADSKALTATRRERLYDEICAHALCVSVAQASVQEIDEHNILQATLLAMARAVQGLRLKPARVLVDGNRLPVLSVPAEAVVQGDALVQAISAASILAKVTRDRWCQQLHADWPHYGFAEHKGYGTARHLAALAEHGACPQHRRSFAPVARALAAKSTIAA is encoded by the coding sequence ATGCAAGCCACGCTGAACTGGCACGCGCCCGGCCTCATGGCCGGCGTGGACGAGGCTGGCCGCGGCCCGCTGGCCGGGCCCGTGGTGGCCGCCGCCGTCATCCTGGACGACGCCCGGCCCATCGCCGGCCTGGCCGATTCCAAGGCCCTGACCGCTACCCGGCGTGAGCGCCTGTACGACGAGATCTGCGCCCACGCGCTGTGCGTCAGCGTCGCCCAGGCCAGCGTGCAAGAGATCGATGAACACAACATCTTGCAGGCCACCCTGCTGGCCATGGCCCGCGCCGTGCAGGGCCTGCGCCTGAAACCCGCCCGCGTGCTGGTGGACGGCAACCGCCTGCCCGTGCTGAGCGTGCCGGCGGAGGCCGTCGTGCAGGGCGATGCGCTGGTGCAGGCCATCTCGGCCGCCTCCATCCTGGCCAAGGTCACGCGCGACCGCTGGTGCCAGCAGCTGCACGCCGACTGGCCGCACTACGGCTTTGCCGAACACAAGGGCTACGGCACCGCCCGCCACCTGGCTGCGCTGGCCGAGCACGGCGCCTGCCCGCAGCACCGCCGCTCGTTCGCCCCCGTCGCCCGCGCGCTGGCGGCCAAGTCCACCATTGCCGCATGA
- the lpxB gene encoding lipid-A-disaccharide synthase: MHIPPRVAMVAGETSGDLLAGLLLDGLRAQWPDVASMGIGGPRMQERGFDAWWPSERLAVHGYSVELVRRLLGLVRIRKALGTRLLTTDRPDVFIGVDAPDFNLGLEARLRARGVKTVHFVCPSIWAWRAQRVETIRASCDHVLCIFPFEPELLARHGIAATYVGHPLARVIPLQPDRLAARRALGLDEQGEVLAILPGSRSAEVAYIAKPFFQAAALVKQARPAITLIVPAVPALQDRIRRIAAECGLADALTIVTGQSHAVLAACDATLIASGTATLEAALFKRPMVIGYHMHPISWRLMRAKQLQPWVGLPNILCRDFVVPELLQDAASPQALAAAVTDWLDAYRHQPARIAALQQRFTALHESLLRDTPRLAAHAIQTLLQA; this comes from the coding sequence ATGCACATCCCACCACGCGTTGCCATGGTGGCCGGCGAGACGTCCGGCGACCTGCTGGCCGGCCTGCTGCTGGACGGCCTGCGCGCGCAGTGGCCCGACGTGGCCAGCATGGGCATCGGCGGGCCGCGCATGCAAGAGCGCGGCTTCGACGCCTGGTGGCCCAGCGAGCGCCTGGCCGTGCACGGCTACAGCGTCGAGCTGGTGCGCCGCCTGCTGGGCCTGGTGCGCATCCGCAAGGCGCTGGGCACGCGCCTGCTGACCACCGACCGGCCCGACGTCTTCATCGGCGTGGACGCGCCCGACTTCAACCTCGGCCTGGAGGCGCGCCTGCGCGCGCGCGGCGTGAAGACCGTGCACTTCGTCTGCCCCTCCATCTGGGCCTGGCGCGCCCAGCGGGTGGAGACCATCCGCGCCAGCTGCGACCACGTGCTGTGCATCTTCCCGTTCGAGCCCGAGCTGCTGGCGCGCCACGGCATCGCCGCCACCTACGTCGGCCACCCACTGGCCCGCGTCATCCCGCTGCAGCCTGACCGGCTCGCCGCGCGGCGCGCGCTGGGCCTGGACGAACAGGGCGAGGTGCTGGCCATCCTGCCCGGCAGCCGCTCGGCCGAGGTGGCTTACATCGCCAAACCCTTCTTTCAGGCGGCAGCGCTCGTCAAGCAAGCGCGGCCAGCTATCACACTGATAGTGCCGGCGGTGCCCGCGCTGCAGGACCGCATCCGCCGCATCGCTGCCGAATGCGGCCTGGCAGACGCCCTGACCATCGTCACCGGCCAGTCCCACGCCGTGCTGGCCGCCTGCGACGCGACGCTGATTGCCAGCGGCACCGCCACGCTGGAGGCGGCGCTGTTCAAGCGCCCCATGGTCATCGGCTACCACATGCACCCGATCAGCTGGCGCCTGATGCGCGCGAAGCAGCTGCAGCCCTGGGTCGGCCTGCCCAACATCCTGTGCCGCGACTTCGTCGTGCCCGAGCTGCTGCAGGACGCGGCCAGCCCCCAGGCCCTGGCGGCGGCCGTCACCGACTGGCTGGACGCCTATCGCCACCAGCCCGCGCGCATCGCCGCGCTGCAGCAGCGCTTCACCGCGCTGCACGAAAGCCTGCTGCGCGACACTCCGCGCCTTGCCGCCCATGCCATCCAGACGCTTTTGCAGGCCTGA